A part of Haloarchaeobius sp. HME9146 genomic DNA contains:
- a CDS encoding M48 family metallopeptidase encodes MSRSVALSLRMVVALFGLLVVTLTLGGVLFVVFTGASLFVVGLGGGGEGGVVLSLAAGALGTLVVMGWSVRRELGDSPLQGLGRGRRDAPAELTRLVTTTSQQLDIPAPTIRLVESETPLAMVTGLRRRDATLVLSTGVTETLDPDELAAVVAHELAHVANRDVTLTSLCAIPVFVADDLFQWGLGTLGSDDIARKDGNLVGLLAAGASVAVGGCFLVVGRGLLLLFSRQRELAADRTAVEVTGQPGALASALASLDERFDAAPTLDPRATDRVEAFSIVPPPPEDPTPDVLLGPEGTRLPYGWTFERLRIQFTNRLPGTHPRTESRIERLRQRA; translated from the coding sequence ATGTCCCGCTCGGTGGCCCTCTCCCTCCGCATGGTCGTCGCCCTGTTCGGGTTGCTCGTCGTCACACTCACACTCGGTGGTGTCCTCTTCGTGGTCTTCACGGGTGCTTCGCTGTTCGTGGTCGGACTCGGCGGCGGTGGCGAGGGCGGCGTCGTGCTCTCGCTCGCTGCAGGGGCCCTCGGCACCCTCGTCGTCATGGGCTGGTCGGTACGGCGGGAACTCGGCGATTCTCCCCTCCAGGGTCTCGGTCGCGGGCGACGCGACGCACCGGCCGAACTGACACGACTCGTCACCACGACCAGCCAGCAACTCGACATCCCGGCACCCACCATCCGATTAGTCGAGAGCGAGACGCCACTGGCGATGGTCACAGGGCTTCGCCGGCGAGACGCGACACTGGTCCTCTCCACCGGCGTCACCGAGACGCTCGACCCCGATGAGCTGGCCGCCGTGGTCGCCCACGAACTCGCCCACGTGGCGAACCGTGACGTGACGCTCACCAGCCTCTGTGCCATCCCTGTGTTCGTCGCGGACGACCTGTTCCAGTGGGGCCTCGGCACGCTCGGGAGCGACGATATCGCCAGGAAGGATGGGAACCTGGTCGGACTGCTCGCCGCCGGCGCGTCGGTGGCGGTCGGCGGCTGCTTCCTCGTGGTCGGTCGCGGCCTCCTGTTGCTGTTCTCGCGCCAGCGCGAACTCGCCGCCGACCGGACCGCCGTCGAGGTGACCGGCCAGCCGGGTGCGCTCGCGAGCGCGCTGGCTAGCCTCGACGAGCGGTTCGACGCGGCACCGACCCTCGACCCGCGAGCCACCGACAGGGTCGAGGCGTTCTCCATCGTCCCGCCGCCGCCCGAGGACCCGACGCCCGACGTGCTGCTCGGGCCCGAGGGCACGCGGCTACCCTACGGCTGGACGTTCGAGCGCCTGCGCATCCAGTTCACGAACAGACTCCCGGGAACCCATCCGCGGACGGAATCCCGCATCGAGCGCCTTCGACAGCGCGCCTGA
- a CDS encoding HAD family hydrolase, whose translation MRPADYDFWLFDLDGTLIDVDWSYTREVFDDVGAILGREFTDREAHIIWNGLTGKRDDQLREWGIDPAEFWPAFHSIENPDVRAERTFLHPDAEFVGELDAPVGLVTHCQQFLTDPVIDHLDIRDWFDTIVCCTDDTGWKPDPDPVYRALSEMDVDYRRVASDGGFGSVADGVLAGDGSCDVGAAWNAGLDAIHVERHGHEKRGHCVMGDYRVTNFEELWRQVDSETASD comes from the coding sequence ATGCGACCTGCGGACTACGACTTCTGGCTGTTCGACCTCGACGGTACGCTTATCGACGTCGACTGGTCCTACACTCGCGAGGTGTTCGACGACGTCGGCGCGATCCTCGGCCGGGAGTTCACAGACCGCGAGGCACACATCATCTGGAACGGCCTCACGGGCAAGCGCGACGACCAGCTCCGCGAATGGGGCATCGACCCCGCCGAGTTCTGGCCCGCCTTCCACTCCATCGAGAACCCCGACGTGCGGGCCGAACGGACGTTCCTGCACCCGGACGCTGAGTTCGTCGGGGAACTCGACGCCCCCGTCGGCCTCGTGACGCACTGCCAGCAGTTCCTCACCGACCCCGTCATCGACCACCTCGACATCCGCGACTGGTTCGACACCATCGTCTGCTGTACCGACGACACGGGCTGGAAACCGGACCCGGACCCGGTGTACCGCGCCCTCTCGGAGATGGACGTCGACTACCGGCGGGTCGCCTCCGACGGCGGCTTCGGGTCCGTGGCCGACGGCGTCCTCGCCGGCGACGGCAGCTGTGACGTGGGCGCGGCCTGGAACGCCGGCCTCGACGCCATCCACGTCGAGCGCCACGGCCACGAGAAGCGCGGCCACTGCGTCATGGGCGACTACCGGGTGACGAACTTCGAAGAACTGTGGCGACAGGTCGATTCCGAGACGGCAAGCGACTGA
- a CDS encoding M3 family oligoendopeptidase, with translation MNSLPSRSAIDAEYRWDRSLVFETDEAWEAAFESLESRVETFDPVDESVVEDGQALRDALERREALLRERGPVWLYPQLKLLVDTDDEAAERRRERARGLRARIDGLFSGLEPAIQQAGRDHVERLLAETPELETYEHFLDDALRRAAHTLSPAEEDLLTDLEDALDAPSRVLERIDSAAVEARTVEVGDETLTVTGQSFGRLLSHQDREVRRQVHHAYRDALSEHRIATAQAYAEHLRSAATRARVRDYDSAIDMATDDLPTEVHEALTDAVLENYDPFARRLEYIREDLDGDDLHNWDRAAPLATGDGPEIPYDEGVEHVLAAVEPLGSDYQDRLADLLDQRRVDVYETQEKRGIVAAAFGSYEVGSFVHLNYADDLWSLLFFVHELGHVMHKDHFDAAQPTTYQSYPDHVAEIASFCHEALLVRHLLDTFEAEADRRHVLDTFTRKLPMLAAARGMAFVRQLFRDIESGETLTADHIDARNLETMRRFYPDVTFDDADATLWMSQNLDREPCHAYWYLLGSVGGLATASRLLDGDLAPETYRDFLRAGSSEYAVTLLDRLGLSVRDGSMVATGIEQYDEYLDALAE, from the coding sequence ATGAACTCGCTGCCCTCCCGCTCCGCCATCGACGCCGAGTACCGCTGGGACCGTTCACTCGTGTTCGAGACCGACGAGGCGTGGGAAGCCGCGTTCGAGTCCCTCGAATCCCGTGTCGAGACCTTCGACCCGGTCGACGAATCGGTGGTCGAGGACGGGCAGGCGCTCCGAGACGCGCTCGAACGCCGCGAGGCTCTCCTCCGGGAACGGGGCCCGGTCTGGCTCTACCCGCAGCTCAAGTTGCTCGTGGACACCGACGACGAGGCCGCCGAGCGCCGCCGCGAGCGCGCCCGGGGGCTTCGAGCCCGCATCGACGGCCTGTTCAGCGGGCTGGAGCCGGCCATCCAGCAGGCCGGGCGCGACCACGTCGAGCGCCTCCTCGCCGAGACACCCGAACTCGAGACGTACGAACACTTCCTCGACGACGCCCTCCGACGCGCTGCACACACGCTCTCCCCAGCCGAGGAGGACCTGCTCACCGACCTCGAGGACGCGCTCGACGCGCCCTCGCGGGTCCTCGAACGCATCGACTCGGCCGCGGTCGAGGCCCGGACGGTCGAGGTCGGCGACGAGACGCTGACCGTCACCGGTCAGTCGTTCGGGCGGCTGTTGAGCCACCAAGACCGCGAGGTTCGACGACAGGTCCACCACGCCTACCGCGACGCGCTCTCCGAGCACCGCATCGCAACGGCCCAGGCCTACGCCGAGCACCTCCGGTCGGCCGCCACCCGGGCCCGCGTCCGGGACTACGACTCGGCCATCGACATGGCGACCGACGACCTCCCGACCGAGGTGCACGAAGCCCTCACCGACGCAGTCCTGGAGAACTACGACCCCTTCGCCCGCCGGCTAGAGTACATCCGGGAGGACCTCGACGGCGACGACCTCCACAACTGGGACCGGGCCGCCCCACTGGCGACCGGCGACGGACCCGAGATTCCCTACGACGAGGGAGTCGAACACGTCCTCGCGGCGGTCGAACCGCTCGGCAGCGACTACCAGGACAGACTCGCGGACCTGCTCGACCAGCGCCGGGTCGACGTGTACGAGACCCAGGAGAAACGCGGCATCGTCGCAGCCGCGTTCGGGAGTTACGAGGTCGGCTCGTTCGTCCACCTGAACTACGCCGACGACCTCTGGTCGCTGCTCTTCTTCGTCCACGAACTCGGCCACGTGATGCACAAGGACCACTTCGACGCGGCACAGCCGACGACCTACCAGTCCTACCCGGACCACGTCGCCGAGATAGCGAGCTTCTGTCACGAGGCGCTGCTTGTCCGCCACCTGCTCGACACCTTCGAAGCGGAGGCCGACCGGCGGCACGTCCTCGACACGTTCACCCGGAAGCTCCCGATGCTCGCGGCAGCCCGCGGTATGGCGTTCGTCCGCCAGTTGTTCCGGGACATCGAATCGGGCGAGACGCTCACCGCGGACCACATCGACGCCCGGAACCTGGAGACGATGCGGCGGTTCTACCCGGACGTGACCTTCGATGACGCCGACGCGACGCTCTGGATGAGCCAGAACCTCGACCGCGAGCCCTGTCACGCCTACTGGTACCTGCTCGGGTCCGTCGGCGGGCTGGCGACGGCCAGTCGCCTGCTCGACGGCGACCTCGCCCCCGAGACGTACCGGGACTTCCTGCGGGCCGGGTCGAGCGAGTACGCCGTCACCCTGCTGGACCGGCTGGGCCTGTCGGTCCGGGACGGAAGCATGGTTGCGACGGGTATCGAACAGTACGACGAGTATCTGGACGCGCTGGCAGAATAG
- a CDS encoding 4a-hydroxytetrahydrobiopterin dehydratase produces MADVLSTDEIQEQLPEGWSLDGDEIVRTFEFDDYMKGVNFAQLTGEIAEAQFHHPTMIIRYKEVEVRFTSHEEGGITEKDIEMAQFLNREV; encoded by the coding sequence ATGGCCGACGTGCTGTCAACCGACGAAATCCAGGAGCAACTCCCCGAGGGGTGGTCGCTCGACGGTGACGAGATCGTCCGGACCTTCGAGTTCGACGACTACATGAAAGGCGTCAATTTCGCGCAACTGACGGGTGAGATCGCCGAAGCCCAGTTCCACCACCCGACGATGATAATCCGGTACAAGGAGGTCGAGGTCCGCTTCACCAGCCACGAGGAGGGCGGCATAACCGAGAAGGACATCGAGATGGCGCAGTTCCTGAACAGGGAAGTCTGA
- the lwrS gene encoding LWR-salt protein: MHAEYVVAVRFRLDPTSADVSVTPNEFETTLLREADEPGTDGWLFFRDNLWRGELNDPAYVRELAEDELGVTVLFVEFRGLRTDDEYFSALKEAIGENLDLFRADSVHEVLNKYLGSSIQVED; the protein is encoded by the coding sequence ATGCACGCCGAGTACGTCGTTGCTGTCCGGTTCCGACTCGACCCGACCAGCGCCGACGTCTCGGTGACCCCGAACGAGTTCGAGACCACTCTGCTGCGGGAGGCTGACGAGCCCGGGACCGACGGCTGGCTCTTCTTCCGGGACAACCTCTGGCGCGGCGAGTTGAACGACCCCGCCTACGTCCGCGAACTGGCCGAGGACGAACTGGGCGTGACCGTGCTCTTCGTCGAGTTCCGGGGGCTTCGGACCGACGACGAGTACTTCTCGGCGCTCAAGGAGGCTATCGGTGAGAATCTCGACCTGTTCCGGGCGGATTCGGTCCACGAGGTGCTGAACAAGTACCTCGGGAGCTCGATACAGGTCGAGGACTGA
- a CDS encoding molybdopterin biosynthesis protein, with protein MRKEFRDLAPPEEAHEAIASLDLEPEAETVPLEDARGRVLAERIDATIDVPGFDRAKLDGYALRAKDTFGADEADPAVLDLVGEVHAGAEPDVEVGVGECVEISTGAVMPDGADAMVMVEKTEESDDREHVSVYTGVAPGDSVMFAGSDVAAGERALGPGTRLTSREIGLLSALGVEEVPVNGKPVVGIVSTGDELVRPGGELHSERGQIYDVNSYTVASGVEEAGGVPKLYPHAGDDYDEMERILVEASEECDLVLSSGSTSASAVDVIYQVIEDQGELLLHGVAVKPGKPMLVGRLDDSAYVGLPGYPVSALTIFRTFVAPAIRRAAGLPEPRTATVEGAMAVQERYSEGRMRLMPAGLVEDAEGNTLVYPVDKGSGATTSLVEADGVVEVPADTEYLDEGESVEVQLFSPDVRPPTVFGVGEDDPLLSRVLDRLGSPRYLSVGSRQGLRRLRSGVPDFAVTAGPLEREVDSEVLGSWTREWGLVVPDGNPKNIEGLADLVDRKLRFVNRTTDSGLRTSLGNAVAELAEQRGEDRHDTVSEIDGFDLSLRAHESPARKVLAGRADAGLGLRATADRLDMDFVSLGEEQVQVLANPDRVEKSGMQVLKAVLAAIDEDLAILAGYEEA; from the coding sequence ATGAGGAAGGAGTTCCGCGACCTGGCTCCGCCCGAGGAAGCGCACGAGGCCATCGCGAGCCTCGACCTCGAACCCGAGGCAGAGACCGTTCCCCTCGAAGACGCCCGCGGGCGCGTCCTCGCCGAGCGAATCGACGCGACCATCGACGTGCCCGGCTTCGACCGCGCGAAACTCGACGGCTACGCACTCCGGGCGAAGGACACCTTCGGCGCGGACGAGGCCGACCCCGCAGTCCTCGATCTGGTGGGGGAGGTCCACGCCGGAGCCGAACCGGACGTCGAGGTCGGCGTCGGCGAGTGCGTGGAGATATCGACGGGGGCCGTCATGCCCGACGGCGCGGACGCGATGGTCATGGTCGAGAAGACCGAGGAGTCCGACGACCGCGAGCACGTCAGCGTCTACACCGGCGTCGCCCCCGGCGACAGCGTGATGTTCGCCGGCTCGGACGTTGCGGCGGGCGAGCGCGCCCTCGGCCCCGGAACCCGGCTCACCTCGCGCGAAATCGGGCTGCTCTCGGCGCTCGGGGTCGAGGAGGTCCCGGTGAACGGGAAGCCAGTAGTCGGCATCGTCTCGACCGGCGACGAACTCGTCCGTCCCGGCGGCGAGCTCCACTCCGAGCGCGGCCAGATATACGACGTGAACAGCTACACCGTCGCGTCGGGTGTCGAGGAAGCGGGTGGCGTCCCGAAGCTCTACCCCCACGCCGGCGACGACTACGACGAGATGGAGCGCATCCTCGTCGAGGCCAGCGAGGAGTGCGACCTCGTGCTCTCCTCGGGCAGCACCAGCGCCAGCGCGGTCGACGTCATCTACCAGGTCATCGAGGACCAGGGCGAACTCCTGCTCCACGGTGTCGCCGTGAAGCCCGGAAAACCGATGCTGGTCGGCCGTCTCGACGACTCGGCCTACGTCGGCCTCCCCGGGTATCCCGTCTCCGCGCTCACAATCTTCCGGACGTTCGTCGCCCCGGCCATCCGCCGGGCGGCGGGCCTGCCGGAACCCCGAACCGCCACCGTCGAGGGGGCGATGGCCGTGCAGGAACGCTATTCGGAGGGGCGGATGCGGCTCATGCCCGCCGGACTGGTCGAGGACGCGGAAGGCAACACGCTGGTCTACCCGGTCGACAAGGGCTCCGGCGCGACCACCAGCCTCGTCGAGGCCGACGGCGTGGTCGAGGTTCCCGCCGACACGGAATACCTCGATGAAGGTGAGTCGGTCGAGGTCCAGCTGTTCTCGCCCGACGTGCGCCCCCCGACCGTCTTCGGCGTCGGCGAGGACGACCCGCTCCTCTCGCGGGTCCTCGACCGCCTCGGCTCCCCGCGATACCTCTCGGTCGGGTCGCGACAGGGCCTCCGGCGACTGCGCTCCGGCGTACCTGACTTCGCGGTCACTGCCGGCCCACTCGAACGCGAGGTCGACTCTGAAGTACTCGGCTCGTGGACCCGCGAGTGGGGTCTCGTGGTCCCGGACGGCAATCCAAAGAACATCGAGGGGCTGGCCGACCTCGTGGACCGGAAGCTCCGGTTCGTCAACCGGACGACCGACTCCGGTTTGCGAACGAGTCTCGGGAACGCGGTCGCCGAACTGGCCGAACAGCGCGGCGAGGACCGCCACGACACCGTCTCCGAGATCGACGGTTTCGACCTCTCGCTGCGCGCCCACGAGAGCCCGGCCCGGAAGGTGCTGGCTGGGAGGGCCGACGCTGGCCTCGGCCTGCGGGCGACTGCGGACCGGCTGGACATGGACTTCGTCTCACTGGGCGAGGAACAGGTGCAGGTGCTCGCGAATCCGGACAGGGTCGAGAAGTCGGGGATGCAGGTGTTGAAAGCGGTGCTGGCTGCCATCGACGAGGATCTGGCGATACTCGCGGGCTACGAGGAGGCGTAG
- the glp gene encoding gephyrin-like molybdotransferase Glp: MDEDRKESGFKDRTRVDDARELLAERVTQLDRTETVTVAEADGRVLAEPVESDRNVPDYPKAAMDGFAVRASDTFGASDRSPEILRVVDEDPMPGEAVRVHTGSALPGGADAVVMIEHTDTFGDEVEVFDALAEGENVAPVGEDVREGQHLYDPGHRLRPSDLGLLRSVGIESVSVFEPPSVGVIPTGEELVDSDPGPGEVIETNSLTVSRLADRWGAEATRYDVVTDDYEQLKTAIADACKEHDVVATTGGSSVGERDLVPEVVDELGEVFVHGVALKPGHPVALGLVEDTPVVMLPGYPVACIVNAVQFLRYAVKWTGSLPIEEPPTNPAMLDRKIPSEPGVRTYARVRFDSKDGQRVAVPVRAGGSGVLSSVALSDGWVEIREGIEGLPEGDLIAVQNWEWSA, translated from the coding sequence ATGGACGAGGACAGGAAGGAATCCGGTTTCAAGGACCGGACGCGCGTCGACGACGCGCGGGAGTTGTTGGCGGAGCGGGTGACACAACTCGACCGCACGGAGACGGTCACGGTCGCCGAGGCCGACGGCCGAGTGCTTGCCGAACCGGTCGAATCCGACCGGAACGTGCCGGACTACCCGAAGGCAGCGATGGACGGCTTCGCGGTCCGGGCGAGCGACACCTTCGGCGCGAGCGACCGCTCCCCGGAGATACTTCGGGTGGTCGACGAGGACCCGATGCCGGGCGAGGCGGTCCGGGTCCACACCGGGAGCGCGCTCCCGGGTGGGGCCGACGCCGTCGTCATGATAGAGCACACGGACACCTTCGGCGACGAGGTCGAGGTGTTCGACGCGCTGGCCGAAGGCGAGAACGTCGCGCCCGTGGGCGAGGACGTGCGCGAGGGACAGCACCTCTACGACCCGGGCCACCGGCTCCGGCCCTCGGACCTTGGCTTGCTACGGTCGGTCGGCATCGAGTCCGTCTCGGTGTTCGAGCCACCGAGCGTGGGCGTGATTCCGACCGGAGAGGAACTCGTGGATTCGGACCCGGGTCCCGGCGAGGTCATCGAGACGAACTCGCTCACGGTCTCGCGGCTCGCCGACCGCTGGGGGGCCGAGGCGACCCGGTACGACGTGGTCACGGACGACTACGAGCAACTGAAAACGGCCATCGCCGACGCCTGCAAGGAACACGACGTGGTCGCGACCACCGGCGGCTCCTCCGTCGGCGAGCGCGACCTCGTCCCGGAGGTGGTCGACGAACTCGGCGAGGTGTTCGTCCACGGCGTCGCCCTGAAACCGGGCCACCCGGTCGCGCTGGGACTGGTCGAGGATACCCCCGTCGTGATGCTGCCAGGGTACCCCGTCGCCTGCATCGTCAACGCGGTGCAGTTCCTCCGGTACGCCGTGAAGTGGACCGGCTCGCTCCCCATCGAGGAGCCGCCGACGAACCCGGCGATGCTCGACCGGAAGATACCGAGCGAACCCGGCGTGCGGACGTACGCGAGAGTCCGGTTCGACTCGAAGGACGGCCAGCGCGTGGCGGTCCCGGTGCGAGCAGGCGGTTCGGGCGTGCTCTCCTCGGTCGCCCTCTCCGATGGATGGGTCGAGATACGCGAAGGTATCGAGGGGCTGCCGGAAGGCGACCTCATCGCGGTCCAGAACTGGGAGTGGTCGGCATGA